One segment of Macrotis lagotis isolate mMagLag1 chromosome 1, bilby.v1.9.chrom.fasta, whole genome shotgun sequence DNA contains the following:
- the LOC141489158 gene encoding olfactory receptor 52R1-like, with protein sequence MSTYGNNSFHPPFFILLGIPGLEKAQFFIAFPFCAMYAVALVGNVTILHVIRIDYTLHEPMYLFLAMLAFTDLVMSSSTLPKMLGIFWFGSCEIDYHACLIQLFFIHTFSSVESGILMAMALDRYVAICFPLRHSTILSTSIVVKLGVAVMLRGVLWVSPFCFMVTGKPFCSNRIIPQSYCEHMAVLKLVCADTRTNRVYGLVVAFFVGAFDIIIITVSYIMILQAVLRLPSGDARLKAFGTCASHICVILCLYIPALFTFLSHRFGHHIPRAVHVMFANVYLLVPPTLNPIIYGVKTKQIRDRVINTFCQKVS encoded by the coding sequence ATGTCAACATATGGAAACAATTCTTTCCATCCTCCATTTTTTATCCTACTTGGAATCCCAGGCTTGGAAAAAGCCCAGTTCTTTATTGCCTTCCCATTTTGCGCCATGTATGCTGTGGCCTTGGTGGGAAATGTCACCATTCTTCATGTGATACGTATTGACTACACCCTCCATGAGCCCATGTACCTCTTCCTGGCCATGCTAGCCTTTACTGACTTAGTTATGTCCTCATCCACCCTTCCTAAGATGCTAGGAATCTTTTGGTTTGGTTCCTGTGAGATTGATTATCATGCCTGCCTCATTCAACTTTTCTTCATTCATACTTTCTCTTCTGTAGAGTCAGGGATTCTCATGGCCATGGCCTTGGATCGTTATGTGGCCATCTGCTTCCCATTACGTCATTCAACTATTTTATCTACTTCAATAGTGGTCAAACTAGGTGTGGCAGTGATGCTAAGAGGTGTGTTGTGGGTGAGCCCTTTCTGTTTTATGGTCACCGGGAAGCCCTTTTGTTCCAACAGAATCATTCCCCAGTCATACTGTGAACATATGGCTGTACTAAAGCTTGTATGTGCAGACACCAGGACAAACCGTGTGTATGGGCTTGTTGTGGCCTTTTTTGTGGGTGCCTTTGATATCATAATCATAACTGTATCTTATATCATGATTTTGCAGGCTGTTCTGCGTCTGCCATCAGGAGATGCCCGGCTCAAGGCATTTGGCACATGTGCCTCACATATCTGTGTTATCCTGTGCTTGTATATACCTGCCCTCTTCACCTTTCTTTCCCATCGTTTTGGCCATCATATACCCCGAGCAGTCCATGTCATGTTTGCTAATGTCTACCTCCTAGTTCCCCCAACATTGAATCCCATCATTTATGGGGTAAAAACCAAACAGATTAGGGACAGAGTAATAAATACCTTTTGCCAGAAAGTTTCCTGA